Proteins encoded by one window of Brassica oleracea var. oleracea cultivar TO1000 unplaced genomic scaffold, BOL UnpScaffold01190, whole genome shotgun sequence:
- the LOC106321056 gene encoding uncharacterized protein LOC106321056, which produces MEPKGNSSISGDLKTNKKTVAPFPTPRPSWKSTGSSSIVMKPNGKSPVSSAPSSARGDHGKSPVSSALSSACGDQVMLFRDVSLGPHEADLRFRLIHFWEARNPNSKTLIGQEMLLIDEEGTVIQGFVPAGRVGTYELASGSVYKLSNFFGSRNKAQYRVTDHSATITFAWNSKLSVIDNPPVAFHEDRFRFYSYKEFQANCDRKIDLYDYVGHMKLVNGHAITECMVLDEVDIAEKRHLCVHVQTHGGPVMKLYLWDHAASDFCEKLKSYGGTPSVLLVTTVNPKHLGGTLALTSMSSSRVFMDADVQPSRDYLGWLSSNSDIANKINAEIVTKPEIATLAELFSYIKLETAKVAWFECTATIDDVVRGSAWYYISCGGCNSKAVKGPTSLICNNKKCDKSVVTGVAQYLTRINVYDKSEHAVFVILGDAGRELTGKHASELVARYFECNEGVEADQCVPVPQALLDTIGQTHKFIVKVSDHNLTGKTQTITVTKVFPPEAPHHVDLLEEHSVPSTSDDVLKSVREESGPIRGLDGTVGERVRKASAGMESDEAKRPKSG; this is translated from the exons ATGGAGCCTAAAGGAAACTCATCGATCTCCGGCGATCTCAagaccaacaagaagaccgtcGCCCCCTTCCCGACTCCAAGGCCAAGCTGGAAGTCTACCGGTTCATCCTCCATCGTGATGAAACCTAACGGGAAGTCTCCTGTTTCGTCTGCTCCCTCTTCCGCGCGTGGCGATCATGGGAAGTCTCCTGTTTCGTCTGCTCTCTCCTCCGCATGTGGCGATCAAGTGATGCTCTTTAGAGATGTTTCACTCGGCCCACACGAAGCAGACTTGAGGTTTCGACTGATTCATTTCTGGGAGGCTCGAAATCCAAACTCGAAAACGCTCATTGGACAGGAGATGCTCCTCATAGATGAAGAG GGGACTGTTATTCAAGGTTTTGTACCAGCGGGTCGGGTTGGGACATATGAGCTGGCTTCTGGTTCTGTTTATAAGCTAAGCAATTTTTTCGGCTCCAGAAACAAAGCTCAGTATCGGGTTACGGATCATAGCGCCACCATCACATTCGCTTGGAATTCTAAGTTATCGGTTATTGATAACCCTCCGGTTGCATTTCACGAAGATAGGTTCAGGTTCTACAGCTACAAGGAGTTTCAGGCCAACTGTGACCGCAAAATTGATCTTTACG ACTATGTTGGCCACATGAAGCTGGTGAATGGGCATGCTATCACTGAATGTATGGTCCTCGACGAAGTTGACATAGCAGAGAAGCGACATCTATGTGTTCATGTTCAGACACATGG CGGGCCAGTGATGAAACTCTATCTATGGGACCATGCTGCATCTGACTTCTGCGAGAAATTAAAGTCGTATGGAGGCACTCCAAGCGTTCTTTTGGTCACAacagtaaaccctaaacatctTGGAG GAACCCTTGCTCTCACTTCGATGTCATCATCTCGAGTGTTTATGGATGCCGATGTCCAGCCTAGCAGGGATTATCTTGGCTG GTTGAGTTCCAACTCAGATATTGCTAACAAAATTAATGCAGAGATTGTTACTAAGCCTGAGATAGCAACTCTAGCGGAACTTTTCTCCTACATCAAACTGGAAACTGCTAAG GTTGCGTGGTTTGAATGCACAGCAACTATAGACGATGTCGTTCGTGGTTCCGCTTGGTATTATATTTCATGCGGTGGGTGTAACAGTAAAGCAGTCAAAGGGCCTACCTCACTGATTTGTAACAACAAGAAATGTGACAAAAGTGTTGTTACAGGCGTTGCTCA ATACCTCACGAGGATTAATGTTTATGATAAGAGTGAACATGCAGTTTTCGTGATCCTTGGTGACGCCGGCAGAGAGTTGACTGGGAAACATGCATCAGAATTAGTTGCCAGATACTTTGAG TGTAATGAGGGCGTAGAGGCTGATCAGTGCGTGCCGGTACCGCAGGCTCTACTCGATACAATAGGGCAGACACATAAATTCATTGTGAAAGTCTCCGATCATAATTTGACAGGAAAGACCCAAACCATTACTGTCACGAAGGTATTCCCACCAGAGGCTCCGCATCATGTAGATCTCTTGGAAGAACACTCTGTTCCATCAACATCTGATGATGTCTTGAAGTCTGTACGTGAGGAATCCGGTCCTATCAGAGGTCTTGATGGTACTGTGGGTGAGAGAGTTAGAAAAGCCTCTGCTGGTATGGAATCGGATGAAGCCAAACGTCCCAAAAGTGGCTAA